From the genome of Pseudomonas sp. gcc21, one region includes:
- a CDS encoding HAMP domain-containing sensor histidine kinase translates to MRLFWKVFAVLWLATLLVGGSGFLVSRALQQDWLLLQFHPQLRDFAEQLVGTYEQQGPAAAQHWLETQRQEHRLRAQLYDDQGRSLLPGTLPALPRFETSTPGQQPPTRFRHGRIFQLAWNSSAADYQLTLNIPAPELFRWQRTPFALIANITLAMAVLAFISLALSRYLTAPLQRLGQAAQQLAKGRFDASTLEHIGQRRDEIGDLARRFQTMGDRVQSLLDSQRQLMRDISHELRSPLARMRLGLAIGSKQELRPDDPLWQRLDKECTRVDRLIDDILTLSRLDTQDLPPEQFDLDWMVNDVVEDARFAAHGQQTLEIDGHTHATLRGWPEQLAAALDNLLRNALRFSPADGVIRVRLETTRRSYRISVEDQGPGVHEGWLEQLGEPFVRVPEQPADSGHGLGLAIARRAVARHAGTLSFSNRQGDGFIAIIELDKNPQTQGL, encoded by the coding sequence ATGCGGCTGTTCTGGAAGGTCTTTGCAGTTCTCTGGCTCGCCACGCTACTGGTCGGAGGCTCGGGATTTCTGGTCAGCCGCGCACTGCAGCAGGACTGGCTCCTGCTGCAGTTTCACCCCCAACTTCGCGACTTCGCCGAGCAACTGGTCGGCACCTATGAGCAGCAAGGACCCGCTGCTGCACAGCACTGGCTCGAGACGCAGCGCCAGGAGCACCGTTTACGGGCTCAGCTCTACGACGATCAGGGAAGAAGCCTGCTCCCCGGGACCCTGCCCGCCCTGCCCCGGTTCGAAACATCCACGCCAGGGCAACAACCACCCACGCGCTTTCGCCATGGCCGCATCTTTCAGCTGGCCTGGAATTCAAGCGCTGCTGACTACCAACTCACGCTGAACATACCGGCGCCGGAGTTATTTCGCTGGCAACGCACTCCGTTTGCGCTGATCGCCAATATCACCCTGGCGATGGCCGTTCTGGCATTCATCAGCCTCGCCCTCAGCCGTTATCTGACGGCGCCCTTGCAGCGTCTGGGCCAAGCGGCACAGCAATTGGCGAAAGGACGATTCGATGCCAGCACGCTGGAACATATAGGACAGCGCCGTGACGAGATCGGCGACCTGGCACGACGGTTCCAGACCATGGGCGACCGCGTTCAGAGCCTGCTGGATAGTCAGCGTCAACTGATGCGCGACATTTCCCATGAGCTGCGCTCGCCGCTGGCCCGTATGCGTCTTGGTCTGGCCATTGGCAGCAAGCAGGAACTGCGTCCGGATGATCCGTTATGGCAACGGCTGGACAAGGAATGCACGCGCGTTGACCGGCTGATCGATGACATTCTCACGCTGAGTCGGCTCGATACGCAGGATTTGCCCCCCGAGCAGTTTGATCTCGACTGGATGGTCAATGACGTGGTGGAAGATGCACGCTTCGCAGCCCACGGCCAGCAGACGCTGGAGATCGACGGGCATACGCATGCGACGTTGCGCGGCTGGCCGGAACAGTTGGCGGCGGCGCTGGATAACCTGCTGCGCAACGCGTTGCGATTTTCGCCAGCCGATGGCGTCATCCGGGTACGCCTGGAGACAACACGCCGCAGCTACCGGATCAGCGTCGAGGATCAGGGACCAGGCGTGCACGAAGGATGGCTGGAACAACTGGGAGAGCCCTTTGTGCGCGTACCGGAACAACCCGCCGACAGTGGACACGGTCTGGGCCTCGCCATTGCACGAAGAGCCGTTGCCCGGCATGCCGGCACGCTATCGTTCAGCAACCGACAGGGCGACGGTTTCATTGCAATCATCGAGCTAGACAAGAACCCACAGACCCAGGGATTGTAG
- a CDS encoding Mpo1-like protein encodes MHQPGTDSTAQPKRFNSFAEFYPFYLSEHSNDTSRRLHYVGSLLVLAILIYALVSESWGLLLLLPVAGYGFAWVGHFFFEKNRPATFEYPLYSFMGDWVMLRDALTGRIRF; translated from the coding sequence ATGCACCAGCCAGGCACTGACTCCACCGCGCAACCCAAACGCTTCAATTCTTTCGCCGAGTTCTACCCGTTCTATCTCAGCGAACACAGCAACGATACCAGCCGCCGCCTGCACTACGTTGGCAGTCTACTGGTCCTGGCTATTTTGATCTATGCGCTGGTCAGCGAGAGTTGGGGATTGCTGCTGCTGTTGCCTGTCGCCGGTTATGGTTTCGCCTGGGTAGGACACTTCTTTTTTGAGAAGAACAGACCCGCCACCTTCGAATACCCTCTCTACAGTTTCATGGGTGACTGGGTGATGCTACGGGACGCTCTCACCGGACGCATCCGTTTCTGA
- a CDS encoding Spy/CpxP family protein refolding chaperone: protein MKNLLLASVTAITIGLSGSAFAGSDKGGEHKDRYMDRLSERLDLTPEQQEQFREIKKEQMEKHREIHEESKERMDEVLNDEQRQRFEEFHKENREKMKKMHGDKKSMKSENN, encoded by the coding sequence ATGAAAAACCTATTACTGGCCAGCGTCACCGCAATCACCATCGGCCTGTCAGGCTCAGCGTTTGCCGGCTCGGACAAAGGCGGCGAACACAAGGATCGATACATGGACCGGCTGAGTGAAAGGCTTGATCTGACGCCTGAGCAGCAGGAGCAGTTTCGCGAGATCAAGAAAGAACAGATGGAAAAGCACCGCGAGATTCATGAGGAATCCAAGGAGCGCATGGATGAAGTGCTGAACGATGAACAGCGCCAGCGTTTCGAGGAGTTTCACAAGGAGAATCGCGAAAAAATGAAGAAAATGCACGGCGACAAAAAGTCGATGAAGTCGGAGAATAACTAA
- a CDS encoding AraC family transcriptional regulator — MLTVERTTSSSWAHAIVDALALSGMDGRGLLAELGLDSALLDDPDARIPQDQMTRLWQLAVSRSGDPAIGLNMARIVRPAHFNVVGYALMSSSTLGEAFGRLVRYQRILGEAAALDLQIRPDSYALVVSIHGDRLPVSRQSHDAALAYALAFCRWMTGRDIVPLKACFAYPEPADVSAYQQVFACPLVFDAGVYSLSFSRDVIEQPLATANLELARIHDRLATEYLARFDDSRISHLARQALCRLLPQGEPKRQAVASALHMSTRTLQRRLQEEGNSFQQLLDETRRELSQQYLVQPNLTLLEIAYLLGFADPSNFFRAFKRWFGMPPGQYRARQLEEDEL, encoded by the coding sequence TTGCTGACCGTTGAGCGAACCACATCTTCAAGCTGGGCCCATGCCATCGTCGACGCGCTGGCGTTGAGCGGAATGGACGGACGCGGCCTGCTTGCCGAACTGGGCCTCGATAGCGCCCTGCTGGACGATCCCGACGCGCGCATCCCCCAGGACCAGATGACACGGTTGTGGCAACTGGCGGTATCGCGTTCCGGTGATCCTGCCATCGGGCTGAACATGGCCAGGATAGTCCGTCCCGCTCACTTCAACGTTGTCGGCTATGCCCTGATGTCCAGCAGCACCCTGGGCGAAGCGTTTGGCAGACTGGTGCGTTACCAGCGCATCCTTGGCGAGGCAGCCGCGCTCGACTTGCAGATCAGGCCTGACAGTTACGCGCTGGTGGTTTCGATACACGGCGACCGTTTACCGGTCTCAAGGCAGAGCCATGACGCAGCGCTTGCCTATGCACTGGCGTTCTGTCGCTGGATGACAGGTCGGGACATCGTTCCGTTGAAAGCGTGTTTTGCCTATCCTGAGCCCGCCGATGTCAGTGCTTACCAGCAAGTGTTCGCATGCCCGTTGGTGTTCGACGCAGGCGTTTATAGTCTGAGTTTTTCCCGCGATGTGATCGAACAGCCGCTGGCCACTGCCAATCTGGAGTTGGCGCGGATACATGATCGTCTGGCCACCGAATACCTGGCACGCTTCGACGACTCACGGATAAGTCATCTGGCACGCCAGGCCTTGTGTCGGCTCTTGCCGCAGGGCGAACCGAAGCGTCAGGCCGTGGCCAGCGCGCTGCATATGAGCACCCGCACCCTGCAGCGTCGGCTGCAGGAGGAGGGCAACAGCTTTCAGCAGTTGCTGGACGAAACGCGGCGTGAACTGTCCCAGCAGTACCTGGTGCAACCGAACCTGACCTTGCTGGAGATTGCCTATCTGCTCGGCTTCGCTGATCCAAGCAATTTCTTTCGTGCCTTCAAGCGCTGGTTCGGAATGCCGCCGGGGCAGTACAGGGCGCGTCAGCTGGAAGAGGATGAGTTGTGA
- a CDS encoding nitroreductase, translating into MDALKALHERVSVPRLTGPVPTAAQRDALFKAALRAPDHAYLRPWRFLVLEGEGLERLGELFGRAALAQTEDLSPDTLARYQGLPLRAPLMIIAIGRHIEHPKVPAIEQDLSCGVAVGNMLVAAHAMGLGAVWRTGDLAYDPIVREGLGVADNELIAAFLYVGHPAGMRKSVPQLEVDEFFRAWPEA; encoded by the coding sequence ATGGACGCGTTAAAGGCATTGCATGAGCGAGTATCGGTACCGCGGCTTACGGGGCCGGTACCCACCGCTGCTCAACGTGATGCCCTGTTCAAGGCAGCCCTGCGCGCGCCGGATCACGCCTACTTGCGACCCTGGCGATTCCTTGTGCTGGAAGGCGAAGGGCTTGAGCGGCTTGGGGAATTGTTCGGGCGGGCCGCCCTGGCACAAACCGAAGATCTTTCGCCGGACACCCTGGCGCGCTATCAGGGGCTGCCATTACGCGCGCCGTTGATGATTATTGCGATAGGGCGCCATATCGAGCATCCGAAAGTGCCCGCTATCGAACAGGACCTGTCCTGCGGTGTTGCAGTAGGCAATATGTTGGTCGCTGCGCATGCAATGGGACTGGGAGCGGTATGGCGAACGGGCGATCTGGCTTACGATCCGATCGTGCGGGAGGGGCTGGGTGTGGCGGACAATGAACTGATCGCAGCCTTCCTCTATGTCGGACACCCCGCCGGCATGCGCAAAAGCGTTCCACAGCTGGAGGTCGACGAGTTTTTCCGCGCCTGGCCAGAAGCCTAG